The following coding sequences lie in one Terriglobia bacterium genomic window:
- a CDS encoding 4Fe-4S dicluster domain-containing protein — MARYAMVVDMTRCVGCQACTVACDKEWDVPLGFARTRVQRTGIVGTFPRLASSFRVAQCNHCDRPPCAEACPTGATRQGVDGIVRIDTGVCIGCGYCVDACPYDARFINPSTRQAEKCDFCAARLERGMEPACVATCTAHAKYFGNLEDSRSEVFHMVFDSGARRLQTAQVAVAPNVYYLGKKSEVDLAFTKFPPHPPRVVRAREFWGRVVKPLVLAAVGASFAGQAIAFFHQLHSGEDADDK; from the coding sequence ATGGCACGATACGCGATGGTCGTAGACATGACGAGATGCGTGGGGTGCCAGGCTTGCACGGTGGCGTGCGACAAGGAATGGGATGTCCCGTTGGGATTTGCCCGCACGCGCGTACAGCGCACGGGTATCGTCGGGACGTTCCCCAGGCTGGCGTCCAGCTTCCGCGTGGCCCAGTGCAATCACTGCGATCGGCCTCCCTGTGCCGAGGCTTGCCCGACGGGCGCGACGCGGCAAGGCGTGGACGGAATCGTTCGCATCGACACCGGGGTCTGCATCGGCTGCGGATATTGCGTGGACGCCTGTCCTTACGACGCGCGCTTCATCAATCCGTCCACGCGCCAGGCCGAAAAGTGCGACTTCTGTGCCGCCCGCCTGGAGCGCGGCATGGAACCGGCTTGCGTCGCTACCTGCACCGCTCACGCCAAGTACTTCGGGAACCTGGAAGACTCCCGCAGCGAGGTCTTCCACATGGTTTTCGACTCGGGCGCACGAAGGCTGCAAACCGCGCAGGTGGCGGTCGCGCCCAACGTTTATTACCTCGGGAAAAAATCGGAGGTTGATCTCGCGTTCACCAAGTTTCCGCCCCATCCGCCGCGCGTCGTGAGGGCCAGGGAATTTTGGGGCAGAGTGGTGAAGCCGTTGGTTTTGGCGGCGGTGGGAGCAAGTTTTGCCGGGCAGGCAATCGCGTTCTTTCACCAGTTGCACTCGGGCGAAGATGCTGACGACAAGTAA
- a CDS encoding molybdopterin-dependent oxidoreductase produces the protein MEEISKLSRRGFLKAAGIAGTASAVAAFPFQNLQALEEFEKHPQEAPTYKVIKKVPQVCTRACEVNCAIQVVVGTEPKTGLERAITVEGRPEDPVAEGKYCVKAMGFVDSMYDPDRLMVALKRTNPQKGTDFDPGWVTVKSADALSDIIAVMKKHAPEEILIASPGNPFTNKLCKSLGVIRSDQRTECFGTHYYINCLTITNPPNDVYSSTYTPSHHLPGYDYDMAKYQIWFGFDSFTKSAKAGMLPHWNKAKQNGAKIVMFNPVRTPISDNLADAYYPIKPGTDLAVTLALINTIIANKKYNVEALKKHSDAPALVDLKTKLALKNKDGMFYAWCSNHKRVEPLDTCDEPAMDGGAFTFTLDGKEITAKPVLQLLAETTRDFTPEWQEPITEVKASAIRQIALDFAAAAPYAVIPSNKRDAAGPNYANSWRLRHSIAIINTLVGSIDHEGGLLLLHDVKIPWLEDLSEPVQPYPALPTKSVDFRHEFPVTNDIYRNKDFSAPGHYGMVGFGLYTTDTVKVVFYANPHRGLFATIQPQMLEAALAKKEMVVDWNLYLDDLGYWCDYVLPAPHQYEEPKLDVRTYYPKWACLVGGAPVQKSPGDQIGWGAVTMKIGMALAPKYWTTDGSGDPKKQVPLNIGDVAVKAVGAAANTKEFMEKGAFWIDKTPYQNYKQIKKQGYSRPDGRVRMFIDEFSKVDHSPLPIWAPRWQEPDDQYRFSLLITRAPWYMHADPNFINNPVLKQLTTKNYMDCVWISKRAGQKLGLKDGEQVIVESNPKYMKVLRRPVTAKVHLSERITRDDCVLTFHGIGHRAKNLKVASNFGYRDGDLIPQKDPMMSKKRDPLGMGWVEDVFVSIRKA, from the coding sequence ATGGAGGAAATCAGTAAGCTCTCTCGAAGAGGCTTCCTCAAAGCCGCGGGAATCGCGGGCACGGCATCGGCAGTAGCCGCGTTCCCGTTTCAGAATCTCCAGGCCCTGGAGGAGTTCGAGAAACACCCGCAGGAAGCGCCCACGTACAAAGTCATAAAAAAGGTGCCGCAAGTCTGCACCCGCGCCTGCGAGGTCAACTGCGCAATCCAGGTAGTGGTCGGCACGGAGCCCAAGACCGGCCTCGAGCGCGCGATTACCGTCGAAGGGAGACCGGAAGATCCCGTTGCCGAGGGCAAGTACTGCGTGAAGGCGATGGGCTTTGTCGATTCCATGTACGACCCCGACCGGCTGATGGTCGCCTTGAAGCGGACCAATCCGCAAAAGGGAACCGACTTCGATCCGGGCTGGGTCACGGTGAAATCCGCCGATGCTCTCAGCGACATTATCGCGGTAATGAAGAAGCACGCGCCGGAGGAGATCCTGATCGCATCCCCCGGCAACCCGTTCACCAACAAGCTGTGCAAGTCCTTGGGCGTGATCCGAAGCGATCAGCGCACCGAGTGTTTCGGAACGCACTACTACATCAATTGCCTGACCATCACCAACCCGCCGAACGACGTTTATTCCAGCACTTACACTCCGTCGCACCACCTGCCCGGCTATGACTATGACATGGCGAAGTACCAGATCTGGTTCGGATTCGATTCCTTCACCAAGTCGGCCAAGGCAGGCATGTTGCCGCACTGGAACAAAGCCAAGCAGAACGGCGCCAAGATCGTGATGTTCAACCCGGTGAGAACGCCCATCTCCGACAATCTTGCCGACGCCTACTATCCGATCAAGCCGGGCACCGACCTGGCGGTCACGCTGGCCCTGATCAACACCATCATTGCCAACAAGAAGTACAACGTCGAGGCCCTCAAGAAGCATTCCGATGCGCCGGCGCTGGTAGACCTGAAAACCAAGTTGGCGTTGAAGAACAAGGACGGCATGTTCTACGCCTGGTGCTCGAACCACAAGCGGGTCGAGCCCCTCGACACCTGCGACGAGCCGGCAATGGATGGTGGCGCGTTCACCTTCACGCTGGATGGCAAGGAAATCACCGCCAAGCCGGTCCTGCAACTACTGGCCGAAACCACTCGCGATTTCACTCCGGAATGGCAAGAGCCCATCACCGAAGTGAAGGCGAGCGCGATCCGGCAGATCGCACTCGATTTCGCGGCGGCGGCCCCGTACGCCGTGATTCCGTCGAACAAGCGCGATGCGGCCGGCCCTAACTACGCGAATAGCTGGAGGCTGCGTCACTCCATCGCCATCATCAACACCCTGGTCGGGTCGATTGACCACGAGGGCGGACTGCTGTTGTTGCACGACGTGAAAATTCCCTGGCTGGAAGACCTGTCAGAACCGGTGCAGCCGTATCCGGCTCTACCGACGAAGTCAGTGGACTTCCGGCACGAGTTCCCGGTCACCAATGACATTTACCGGAACAAGGACTTTTCCGCGCCGGGCCACTACGGCATGGTTGGCTTCGGTCTGTACACGACGGACACCGTGAAGGTCGTGTTCTACGCCAACCCCCACCGGGGCCTGTTTGCCACCATCCAGCCGCAGATGCTGGAGGCGGCGCTGGCCAAGAAGGAAATGGTGGTGGATTGGAACCTCTACCTCGATGACCTGGGCTACTGGTGCGATTACGTTCTGCCCGCACCACACCAGTACGAAGAGCCCAAGCTGGACGTGCGCACCTACTACCCGAAGTGGGCATGCCTGGTGGGCGGTGCTCCGGTGCAGAAGAGTCCGGGCGACCAGATCGGCTGGGGCGCGGTGACGATGAAGATCGGCATGGCGCTGGCGCCGAAGTACTGGACGACGGACGGTAGCGGGGACCCCAAGAAGCAGGTGCCGCTCAACATCGGCGACGTAGCGGTCAAAGCTGTGGGCGCGGCTGCCAACACCAAGGAGTTCATGGAAAAGGGCGCCTTCTGGATCGACAAAACCCCTTACCAGAACTACAAGCAGATCAAGAAACAGGGATACAGCCGGCCTGACGGGCGGGTGAGAATGTTCATCGACGAATTTTCCAAGGTCGATCATTCGCCGCTGCCGATCTGGGCTCCGAGATGGCAAGAGCCGGACGATCAATACCGGTTCTCACTGCTCATCACCCGGGCGCCCTGGTACATGCATGCCGATCCCAACTTCATCAACAATCCCGTCCTGAAGCAGCTCACCACCAAGAACTACATGGACTGCGTGTGGATCAGCAAACGCGCAGGCCAAAAGCTCGGCCTCAAGGATGGGGAACAAGTCATCGTCGAAAGCAACCCGAAGTACATGAAGGTACTGCGGCGTCCGGTGACGGCGAAGGTGCACCTGTCGGAGCGCATCACGCGCGACGATTGCGTGCTGACCTTCCACGGCATTGGGCATCGCGCCAAGAACCTGAAGGTGGCCAGCAACTTCGGATACCGCGATGGCGACCTGATCCCGCAGAAGGACCCGATGATGAGCAAGAAACGGGATCCTCTCGGCATGGGTTGGGTGGAAGACGTTTTCGTCAGCATCAGGAAGGCGTGA
- a CDS encoding molecular chaperone TorD family protein yields the protein MQALTETLVEQEAKATLYSLLAKALNYPDDQLVDAIAKGEFAEALAGSLEALGQGSIGRHVRQFGKDMRRKPINRKNLLLELEKDYTWMFFASKPRAAYLFESVYREGKLLQDSTFEIAGLYRDAGLVLNEDFRLPPDHIAVELEFLSFLFFKELEGHKKEKQETVAYARELQAAVVDRHLRSFAQNVAERLTQHAKTSFYKTVARVLGTIFSQKAPA from the coding sequence ATGCAAGCACTCACTGAAACACTCGTTGAGCAGGAGGCCAAGGCAACACTGTACTCACTGCTCGCCAAGGCGCTGAATTATCCCGACGACCAGCTTGTGGACGCAATCGCGAAGGGTGAATTCGCCGAAGCGCTGGCCGGCTCCCTGGAAGCCCTCGGACAAGGCTCAATCGGGCGCCATGTCCGTCAGTTCGGCAAGGACATGCGGCGCAAGCCGATCAACCGGAAAAACCTGCTGCTGGAGCTCGAGAAGGACTACACGTGGATGTTTTTCGCCTCCAAGCCTCGGGCAGCGTACCTGTTCGAGTCCGTGTACCGGGAAGGGAAACTGCTGCAGGACTCCACGTTTGAAATTGCAGGACTTTACCGGGACGCAGGCTTGGTGCTGAACGAGGATTTCAGGCTTCCGCCGGACCACATTGCGGTGGAACTGGAATTCCTGTCGTTCCTTTTTTTCAAGGAGCTCGAAGGACACAAGAAAGAAAAACAAGAAACGGTGGCATACGCTCGCGAACTGCAGGCCGCGGTCGTGGATCGACATCTCCGCTCGTTCGCACAGAACGTGGCGGAAAGATTGACGCAGCACGCGAAAACTTCCTTTTACAAAACCGTAGCGCGGGTGCTGGGAACGATCTTCTCGCAAAAGGCGCCGGCCTGA
- a CDS encoding sulfurtransferase, with amino-acid sequence MKRSLYIAIVLLLLVTATFGVAQVATPSNDMVVSTDWLAAHGKDASLVVLHVGVDRKAYDAGHIPGARFLALSDVSVSRNGVPNQVPAPGDLKKSLEKAGVGDASFVVAYGDGPLLATHVYFELDYIGHGRHAILDGGLEKWKTEKRAVSVVAAEVKPATLTVKLHPELLVDLATMQKIVADKKTLVIDGRAADQFSGAIPGDGIKRGGHIPGAKNVFWLQALVSRENLALKPVADIRALYEAAGAKTGKEVVVYCRTGPIAKHQYFTLKLAGFRPLMYDGSFMEWSNASGTQVETGTGGL; translated from the coding sequence TTGAAACGCTCGCTTTATATCGCAATCGTACTGTTGCTGTTGGTTACGGCGACGTTCGGTGTAGCGCAGGTTGCTACGCCGTCAAACGATATGGTGGTCAGCACCGATTGGCTGGCGGCGCACGGAAAAGACGCGAGCCTGGTGGTGCTGCATGTTGGCGTGGACCGCAAGGCCTACGACGCGGGCCACATCCCGGGAGCGCGGTTTCTCGCCCTGAGCGACGTTTCCGTGAGCCGTAACGGCGTGCCCAACCAGGTGCCCGCGCCCGGCGATCTCAAGAAGTCCTTGGAGAAGGCCGGTGTGGGCGACGCATCATTCGTTGTTGCCTACGGGGACGGCCCCCTGCTGGCGACGCACGTTTATTTTGAGCTCGACTACATCGGCCATGGCCGGCACGCCATCCTCGACGGCGGCCTGGAAAAATGGAAAACGGAAAAACGTGCCGTAAGTGTGGTTGCAGCAGAAGTCAAGCCGGCAACGCTGACCGTGAAGTTACATCCGGAACTGCTCGTTGACCTCGCCACAATGCAAAAAATCGTGGCGGACAAGAAGACCCTGGTGATTGATGGCCGCGCCGCAGATCAATTCTCAGGCGCCATCCCCGGCGACGGCATCAAGCGCGGCGGCCACATCCCCGGCGCCAAGAATGTGTTCTGGCTGCAGGCCCTGGTCAGCAGGGAAAACCTGGCGCTGAAGCCGGTGGCCGACATCCGTGCCTTGTATGAGGCTGCCGGTGCAAAGACCGGGAAAGAAGTAGTGGTCTACTGCCGGACGGGACCGATCGCGAAGCACCAATACTTCACGCTCAAGCTCGCCGGATTTCGTCCCTTGATGTACGACGGGTCGTTCATGGAGTGGAGCAACGCCAGCGGAACGCAAGTCGAGACCGGAACGGGCGGTCTTTGA
- a CDS encoding molybdopterin-dependent oxidoreductase, translating into MASNITRRQFVKLSAGASAALGVSGTALAERPHPPGWRGSQRVEQIATTCEMCFWRCGIIAEVVEGKVVRITGNPDHPLTKGRLCGRGNAGTELLYDPDRLKYPLLGTGRRGEKNLARASWDQALDYFAKRLSDLKTQYGPESVALFPHGVASSFFGTLMKAYGSPNRAEPSFAQCRGPRDVGYALTFGRDLNSPEPLDLEEAKLIVLIGSHIGENVFTSQVTAFADALARGARLIVVDPRFSTSAGKADWWLPIRPGTDTALLLAWMNVLISEGGYDKDYLQAYATGFPELEAHVRGFTPEWAEAITELSASDIRETARAMASARPAVLLHPGRHTSWYGDDTQRARAMAILTALTGSWGRKGGIFLPTPLKLGKLATPPLPQSPRGRADGAGTRFPFASEEQGVTNGLVDATLTGKPYPIKAWIIYGQNVLESIPERQKTLQAMEKLEFIAVVDVMPMEQINYADLVLPEATYLERYDPPHIVATAKRPFVAIRQPVIEPLHESRPGWWIAKELAGRLGLAAYFPWNKPEQQLAALIQPLGVSQDALYARGAVGFDGRPYLEDRLPDDGPLFPTASGKIELYSSALKDAGFDPLPRYTPHPDAPLGYFRLLDGRSPLHSFARTQNNALLNSLVAENELWISAKAAHDLGLRDGQRVVLENQDGVRSLPIKLAVTEGIRRDCVFMVHGFGQGSKRMRRAYGRGASDTGLMTRVQVDPIMGGTGMRVNFVRVLRQEEG; encoded by the coding sequence ATGGCTTCGAACATCACGCGCCGCCAGTTCGTTAAGCTCTCTGCCGGTGCGAGTGCCGCGCTCGGGGTTTCTGGTACCGCGCTCGCCGAGCGGCCGCACCCGCCCGGCTGGCGCGGTTCGCAGCGGGTGGAGCAGATTGCGACCACCTGCGAGATGTGTTTCTGGCGCTGTGGCATCATCGCCGAAGTCGTCGAAGGAAAAGTTGTAAGGATCACGGGGAATCCCGATCATCCTTTGACCAAAGGGCGGTTATGCGGCCGCGGCAATGCCGGCACGGAGCTGCTCTACGATCCCGACCGGCTCAAGTACCCGCTCCTGGGAACCGGCAGACGCGGCGAGAAAAACCTGGCGCGCGCTAGCTGGGACCAGGCGCTGGACTACTTCGCCAAGCGGCTTTCCGACTTGAAAACCCAGTATGGTCCGGAAAGCGTGGCGCTATTTCCTCACGGCGTGGCGTCATCGTTTTTTGGCACGCTGATGAAAGCCTATGGCTCGCCCAACCGGGCAGAGCCTTCCTTCGCACAGTGCCGCGGTCCGCGGGATGTTGGCTATGCTCTGACATTCGGACGTGACCTGAATTCTCCTGAGCCCCTCGATCTGGAGGAAGCGAAGCTGATCGTCCTGATCGGCTCGCACATCGGCGAAAACGTATTTACGTCGCAGGTCACTGCCTTTGCCGATGCGCTCGCGCGCGGCGCCCGCCTGATCGTTGTCGACCCGCGCTTCTCCACCTCCGCGGGCAAAGCCGACTGGTGGTTGCCGATCCGCCCCGGCACGGACACGGCGCTGCTGCTGGCGTGGATGAACGTGCTGATCAGCGAAGGCGGTTACGACAAAGATTACCTCCAGGCCTACGCCACGGGATTCCCTGAACTCGAGGCCCACGTGCGCGGATTCACGCCGGAGTGGGCCGAGGCGATCACGGAATTGTCCGCTTCCGATATTCGAGAAACGGCGCGCGCCATGGCGAGTGCACGGCCGGCGGTGCTTTTGCATCCCGGCCGCCACACCAGTTGGTACGGCGACGACACGCAACGCGCGCGTGCCATGGCCATCCTTACTGCGCTGACCGGGAGTTGGGGGCGCAAGGGCGGAATTTTTCTCCCGACGCCGCTCAAGCTGGGAAAGCTGGCAACGCCGCCATTACCACAATCGCCGCGCGGGCGGGCCGACGGCGCGGGCACTCGTTTCCCATTTGCCTCGGAGGAGCAAGGCGTCACCAACGGGCTGGTGGATGCCACCCTCACCGGCAAGCCCTATCCCATCAAGGCATGGATCATCTACGGGCAAAACGTGCTGGAGAGCATTCCCGAGCGGCAAAAGACATTGCAGGCGATGGAAAAACTCGAGTTCATTGCCGTGGTCGACGTGATGCCCATGGAGCAGATCAACTACGCCGATCTGGTGTTGCCGGAAGCGACCTACCTGGAGCGCTACGATCCGCCGCACATTGTCGCGACCGCGAAGCGGCCGTTTGTGGCCATACGGCAGCCCGTAATCGAGCCGTTGCACGAGTCGCGGCCGGGTTGGTGGATCGCCAAGGAACTGGCTGGCCGGCTCGGGTTGGCGGCTTACTTCCCGTGGAACAAACCCGAGCAACAGCTTGCGGCGCTGATCCAGCCGCTGGGCGTCAGCCAGGATGCGCTGTATGCCCGCGGTGCCGTGGGGTTCGATGGCCGTCCCTACCTGGAGGATCGCCTGCCCGACGACGGCCCGCTGTTCCCGACCGCGAGCGGCAAGATCGAACTGTACTCATCGGCGCTGAAGGACGCGGGATTCGATCCACTGCCGCGGTACACGCCGCACCCGGACGCTCCTCTCGGGTATTTCCGCCTGCTTGACGGGCGCTCTCCGCTGCACTCGTTTGCGCGCACGCAGAACAACGCATTGCTCAATTCACTGGTCGCGGAGAACGAATTGTGGATCAGCGCAAAGGCAGCTCACGACCTTGGCCTGCGCGACGGGCAGAGAGTCGTGCTCGAGAACCAGGATGGGGTCAGGAGTTTACCGATCAAGTTAGCGGTCACCGAGGGCATACGCCGTGATTGCGTGTTCATGGTTCACGGATTCGGCCAGGGATCCAAACGGATGCGCCGGGCTTATGGCCGCGGCGCTTCCGATACCGGCCTGATGACGCGTGTGCAGGTGGATCCGATCATGGGCGGGACCGGCATGCGGGTCAATTTCGTGCGCGTACTGCGGCAAGAAGAAGGATAG